The genomic region GCCCTGGCGGACCAGGCGCTTAGTATCCCAGGAAACATCGGTCAGCGTTTCTTCGACAAAGGTCTGCCAGTCGGCCTTCTCCTGGGCAGTCCACTGCACTTTCTCCTGGGCTGGTTTTACGGTCGCCGGTTGTCCTTCTTCCTGCCGCTTCAGTCGGGCCACGAAGTGTCCTTCGCCAGCCCCCTGCTGGGGCCATAATCGAGCCGTTTTGGCCAGGTCCGGGTTATTATCAGCTGTCCACTCTGGTCGACCATTGCTAATGACACCATCGGCATCCTTTTGAATCGCATCGATTTCAAAATCCGGGTAGGTCTTCACCAACCAGTCGATGACCTGTTCATCTTCTTCAGGGGCAAAGGTACAGGTAGAATAAATCAGGTAACCACCCGGACGGACCATTTTCACGGCAGCGGCCATGATTTCTTTTTGCCGCAGACTGCACTCTAAGGGGTAATCCGGGTTCCAGTACTGAACGGCGTCGGGGTCTTTACGAAACATCCCCTCCCCCGAGCAAGGCGCATCCACCAAGACCCGGTCAAAGAAGTCTGGCAGTTGCTCAGCAAGTTGGTCCGGGGTGGCGGAACTCACGACGGCATTGGTAATTCCGAAGCGTTCCACGTTTTCACTGAGGATTTTGGCCCGGGTGAGAAAGATTTCGTTGGTCCACAAAAGACCCTGCCCCTGCATAAAGCTAGCCAGGTGGGTGGTTTTTCCACCGGGAGCAGCGGCTAGGTCCAAGATTTTTTCACCGGGCTTAGGCGCCACCACCGTCCCGACTAACTGGGCTGATGGTTCCTGGGAGTAGACCAGGCCACTAACATGGTCAGCACTGTGAC from Leuconostocaceae bacterium ESL0723 harbors:
- a CDS encoding RsmF rRNA methyltransferase first C-terminal domain-containing protein, whose protein sequence is MVTLPQSFIDKYQDLLGDQAPAFLASFNDQAERGFRINPLKTQQKLAEGDLAQAPKAPYSQWGRLGGVNGHSADHVSGLVYSQEPSAQLVGTVVAPKPGEKILDLAAAPGGKTTHLASFMQGQGLLWTNEIFLTRAKILSENVERFGITNAVVSSATPDQLAEQLPDFFDRVLVDAPCSGEGMFRKDPDAVQYWNPDYPLECSLRQKEIMAAAVKMVRPGGYLIYSTCTFAPEEDEQVIDWLVKTYPDFEIDAIQKDADGVISNGRPEWTADNNPDLAKTARLWPQQGAGEGHFVARLKRQEEGQPATVKPAQEKVQWTAQEKADWQTFVEETLTDVSWDTKRLVRQGDRLMLAPAELPATKQIKILRLGLVLGRFKKGRFEPDHALALALHPDQVQQRFALDEAQFAQYVHGDVINLSDTELKKGWVLVQANGNGIGWAKYVNGQLKNFYPKGLRFGL